The following nucleotide sequence is from Zea mays cultivar B73 chromosome 1, Zm-B73-REFERENCE-NAM-5.0, whole genome shotgun sequence.
GGGTCAGCGGGGAAACGGCGGGGAGCAGCGCAAGGCTCGCTGCTGATCGCAGCGGGGGCGATGGGGCCAGTGGCGGCAGTTGTTGTGTCGTCCATGGTGGCGACAGTTGGAGGGAGTCGCAGCCGGGGGCGCAGCCGGGTTGGGGAGGGTGCTCCGGCGTGCAGTGTCCTGGCGCCTGGACGCGGTGTCGGGGCGGCTGCACGGGGCGCGCAGGCGGCGGAGCACGGGGTCGGGGCGGCTGCTCGGGCGTGGGTCGGGCAGGGCGGCTCGACGCACAGGCGGCTGGAGCGCGGGGTCGCGGGCGCCGGGGTCGCGGCTCCGGGGAGCGGCGGCCGCGCAGGAGCGGCGGCCCTGGGTGCGACggatgcgcaggggcggcgggaaGCAGGGGCGGACGGCGGGAGGAAGACTGGCGGCAGGAGGTGGGAGGGAGTGGAGCCGGCGGCGGCTGCAGGGGTGGAGGAAGCCCCCGGCGGCTGTAGCTGCTGTTGGaaaaaaacctaaacctaggCTGATACCATGTTGGAATGTGAACCCATAACCCTAAACAGGGTTGGGAGTAGTATTAATAGACTTAGtaaatgggccaggcccattacagtgagggtgagacggtaattacaaggggaacaccccaaaccctagacgggtagtctaacacttACCTTGGGGATAGCTGCAGTGGGTCGGAGCGAAGCAAGATCAGTCGCCCGTTGTCGAACGACCTTGTTATTCCTGTCCatcttgaagttggccaagaattttTCCTTTGCTtcctggatcagctgctccttgtgctcctcgaactggagttgttcttcagccggcaaggtttcccaagtaggCTCGATGATATTGTTGGGGGACACGTCAGagttatcccttgaaccggccattgtcgatctgataggtctatatgtgCTTTCCCAGTGAAGTCgctaaaaagtgtgttggcgtcgATCCGGGCGTCAATCACTGCGATGATAACCAGCGGCGATGCTCTGTGCGAAGGTGCGGACGATCCATGGCAAGGGGTCGGACGGTCTGCGACCTGGTGCAGGGGCTGGTTCCCTCCCTGATGTgtcagacggtccgcgcctggaggCCGGACGATCCACGCGTACGCAGGGGCGACGGAGTTCGCCGGCGACGTctgaatctcgctcccgggagggaccccgtcggggaggagaggtcCTAGGCCTCGTCTAGGGACTGGCAGGCCGCCCTAGACAACTCTAATCGATGTAGAGCCAAAGAGAGGTGAAGAATTGAGGTAGagaagggctaaactagaactactcctaatgtacAAGGTAAAATGAGATATatattgattattgattcgatTATTGATGTCCCAATCAGCCGTAGCCCTCCATATATATAGAGGAGGAGGTTTGGACCCGTTCCAAGCGAtctcccgagctaattccgcggatctagctaacaaatcccgcaagaaactcggaaccctaactgattctgcgcacacggaccgtccgcgccaccagtgCGGACCGCCCGGTCTCGGGGCCGCACCGTCCGCTTGGTCAATTCGGTGCCCAACACCCGTCTTAGAAGGGAATCGTCTTCCCAACTACATTCCCCAACGTTGAGAACCCCAACATCCTCCAAGAGCGGATTGGAGCATCGAGGGGTCTGACGGCTttctgagcttgaagtagtgctgGGCGGCGAGGCGGCGGTCTCCGAGAGTGGCCTCCATGGGGTCGGCGCGAGAGGCGGAGCGAGGAGAACGTGGGGACGGTGGTGGAGACGACAGAAGCAGTTGCTAGGGAGAAGATGTGAACGCACAAATGGAGGCAGTAGTTGTGGGGAGGGAGGCGGATGGTGGCTGGTGCAGCATCCGACGGCGTGGGCGAAAACGCGATGATTTCGGCGCGAGCGGAGTGGGGGTTCGTTGGAGGCAGGGGCGAGGGGGGTGGTGTTTGCATGCGGCCAGAATCGTCGGAGGAGAGCTCAGGCGCATCGTCCGCTCAAGCGAACCTCGAGGCAGGCGGCGACGTAGCAGAGGAGAGCCCGTGCGCATCGTCCGCTCCGGCGAACGTCGAGGCAGGCGACGACGTATGCGTGCGGGCTCAGACGATGGACATCGGGGTGGCGGGTGTGACACTTGCATGCGGACAGATTTGGGGGAGGAGAGCCCGGGCGCGATGCTTTTTGCGCAAGCGGGGGGCGACAATTTTGGGTGAGAGGATGTTTGCGGGGCTAGTGGGTAGGATTATTTGAGCGGACGATGCCGCAGGATCGGGCGGCTTAGATCACTGAACGGTAGAACAGACGACTAAGATTTAGAACGGCAGACTAAccttacagccttaataagtagtagagatttgttGTAGCCGCAGCGAGCTTATGTCTACTTGTGCAAGTCTCTTGCTTGCACAAGTTTTATTTGGTTATTATACACTTGAATACTGCTATTGTTAGTTGTTCTAGCATTGGCGGTTGAATAATGCCAATTTCAAGTTTGTTTCATAGCACTGGAAATCTGCAATGACTTTAAAAAAAACGTACCATCAAAAGAAACTGTGTAAGATACTGGTCCAAAGATGGCATTGTATTCAGTTTAGCAAATCCCTTGATTTGTTGTTGGCGGCCTGGTATAGTGGTATAAATAATAAATAAGGCGAAAGAATTGCTGGCTGTTCTTCTAATTTGTCACCAAATTTCTTTTGCTGAGATATTTCAGATAGCTGTGGTTACTGTTATGTTGTATTTAAAtccacgaggagaaaacttcAGACAGAAAGTAAGCACAACAACATCAGATTCTGAGAAATATTCTACATCGACGATACATGTATGTACATTTTGCATGTTTTCCAAccaaaaaaaggagagagaacaAAATCAGCTCATCTTACAAACTAACGATCAGTACAAAATAAATCATATGCTCGGTGTTAGCTGAGCTTCGGCTACTTGTGGTGTCTGAGTGTCTAACCCAGGAAACTGACCGATATCATGCCCTTCAACTGCATTTAGGTCGTCGTGCACACCAATCGCAAACTCTTCAGGCCGATCTTGGGTGCTCACGAAGTAGTCAGCTATCTGAATTGTCATCGCAAACAAAAAAGCTATCAACATTAGCAATTGAACTAACCTTTATTTTCATTTAGTCAACTATAACAAGCTTCTTATTAGTGACAGATGTGATGTAGAATGTTATAAAAATAGCGAGGGATATCTGAATTTTACATGGTTTGCGAGCGACATCCCGCTTAAAACAGCTGCTTCTATGCTTGAGCCAGTAAGCCAGTCGCCGCAGATGCCTGCTCGCCCTAGGGGATCAAATATGCATGGTACTCCTGGAGTGTTCATGGGCAGAGCTGCACCCCTGTGATTTCAACGTCAATTGTACTTGTGTTTTTTAACTCAGTGGAGGAGTATAGAAGTGTAAAAGATTCAAGGAATGGATTTGTTATACCATAACTGCACTCTTGTGTAAATTGGTTGCTGAAGAGATCCTTCGGATAACCCTAAAGCATGTTCTACTCCTCCAAGCATGTCTTCCTTCACCTTTTCTGCAGTGAGTTTTGGGATATTTTCCTGAAATTAACAGCTTAATCCATTTAAGACGTTGACCTATAAGCTGAAATAACTTGGGATCTTTATTCTGTTATAACATGTAAATTGCAACAAACAAGCGACCTGTGGAACTTTGTTTCTTTTTCCATAAGCAGCAGTACTGAAAAATGTCCAGCACTCGGGTGCGCCTGTCTGCATTGGAAAAAGTTTGCGGGTATTGTTGCCCATCCAAGAGAGAGAATCCACATCTCTCACAAATGCTccttcaaatgctgcattggaatcAAGAAGTGGAATCGGAAGAGGATCTTCAAATGCTGCAAGGAGAGCCCAGACAGAACTGAGCTCTAGTCTCTGATCATTGACCGCGGGAAACTTGGTAAGCAATAGGAATAGAAGGATATATGCCTCATGAGTTAAAAAATTATTGCAATAGTAAAACCATGGAACCTTCATTTGTTTTGTTAGTAATGGCAATCCTGATGTAGAGAGCAGACGGTTGGCACATTTCCCTGATCAATGCGTAACAGAAGGATCAGCTAGGAATACGATGTCACTTAGAATATTGGGTGGATGTATAAATGTCGACATGACACAGAAAAAAAAAGTCATTATACCAATGTGATAATTAGGCAATATTTTGTTATCATTTGTGCTATTTTATTCAATAATGTAGGCCATCGGGCTTACATAAAACATGTGGAGCTATAGAGAGAAAACATAATTGAAAAGTCTG
It contains:
- the LOC100272440 gene encoding uncharacterized protein LOC100272440, which encodes MPPSPIVLPATALPAARLARVVAASESGGATPPRASPRRGRRGKPGFSRRSAIKKSFHQEQVVFSTPVSTDPTVAVIGGGASGLSCATSLAARGVRSVVFDTGMHGLGGRMATRFVDGGKQLVFDHAAQFFTASDERFQRLVNEWLDRGLVREWSGLIGELEAGGCFRPIPSLTPRYIGVNGMRPLADAMLPETDMIKVLRPCWISKLEPFNGLWRLFENEKPRGEYDAVVIAHNGKCANRLLSTSGLPLLTKQMKVPWFYYCNNFLTHEAYILLFLLLTKFPAVNDQRLELSSVWALLAAFEDPLPIPLLDSNAAFEGAFVRDVDSLSWMGNNTRKLFPMQTGAPECWTFFSTAAYGKRNKVPQENIPKLTAEKVKEDMLGGVEHALGLSEGSLQQPIYTRVQLWGAALPMNTPGVPCIFDPLGRAGICGDWLTGSSIEAAVLSGMSLANHIADYFVSTQDRPEEFAIGVHDDLNAVEGHDIGQFPGLDTQTPQVAEAQLTPSI
- the LOC100272440 gene encoding uncharacterized protein isoform X1, producing MPPSPIVLPATALPAARLARVVAASESGGATPPRASPRRGRRGKPGFSRRSAIKKSFHQEQVVFSTPVSTDPTVAVIGGGASGLSCATSLAARGVRSVVFDTGMHGLGGRMATRFVDGGKQLVFDHAAQFFTASDERFQRLVNEWLDRGLVREWSGLIGELEAGGCFRPIPSLTPRYIGVNGMRPLADAMLPETDMIKVLRPCWISKLEPFNGLWRLFENEKPRGEYDAVVIAHNGKCANRLLSTSGLPLLTKQMKRLELSSVWALLAAFEDPLPIPLLDSNAAFEGAFVRDVDSLSWMGNNTRKLFPMQTGAPECWTFFSTAAYGKRNKVPQENIPKLTAEKVKEDMLGGVEHALGLSEGSLQQPIYTRVQLWGAALPMNTPGVPCIFDPLGRAGICGDWLTGSSIEAAVLSGMSLANHIADYFVSTQDRPEEFAIGVHDDLNAVEGHDIGQFPGLDTQTPQVAEAQLTPSI